The Ziziphus jujuba cultivar Dongzao chromosome 5, ASM3175591v1 genome segment GTCCTTCGTGATAGCCAATTAAGGCTATTATTAGCTTACGTTTCcgattttgtttcttttctttcgaGTTATAAGTTTAGataggggggaaaaaagaaaaatgcatatttattttgctcataaatATCTGAAACTAAATCTTATCTGGTTCTCCAGTTTATATGAGCgtatttataaaaatactaGTGTTACTTCTTCCTCTTGTAGCTCGTAATAGATAAAATGCCTGGACGGtgtgaaaccaaaaaaataaaaaaaacaaaaaagtagatGGTGTGAAACTAGCACTGTACTCCTTGCATCATCGCATACGTCATATTAGTGTGGGTTGCTTGTGGGCCCCACAATCTTTTGTATTCTTTactcatttttattatatatttgtacatgctttttttttaatatatcaaatatatatctgTACAtgtttaattgaaatttaattattttttttaaaaaaattattgctaaGATGGTTTTGTATACCAACAATCATGATTAAGATTAAGATTGAAAACGAAGAATagacaaatatagaaaaaaaaaataaacagaaaatCTTAATTCATTCTCAATGAATTAAGAGCTTTACAAAttaccaaggaaaaaaaaaatgttaagagCTTTAGTTATTTCTCGTTAAAAAGAGCCTTACGTATTTaccgccaaaaaaaaataaaggaaaagaaaaaaagccttACGTGTTGCACATTTGAATCTTCCAAAACCACTTGTTATtctctttcatttattttcttaatttctttctttctttttttttattttttatttttaaataacataatcTTTTGTCGTCTTTGTTTTCACCTTTAAGGTAACCATACGAGCTGCCAATCAAATCatcccaaataaaataaatataggtGTACGTCATCAATTACAATTATCAACAATGATAACAATTTCACCAATAACAGCCTATATATGTGCATGTgtgaacaaaaattgaaatgatactcattatttttttattttatttttttggccttttatgGAGAATCATTATCACGTTCACCtcaaaaacatttaaattatagtaGGTCTCCCATAATATATTGtgacaaattaataatatttatatggtGGAATAACTTGGTCTTGTATTTTACtcagaatataaaaaaaagttggtCTATATTAATGAATTGGTCAAAATAGCGGCCAATGGCTAGCTGCCTATGtatgcatattaatataatagGAATATCATCATATAAATTATAGACAATTTTCTATGAGAGTATTACAATAAAGGGAATTTTAAATTGTCACAAAACAATAGACCATTCGTGGTCTCTCGTGTTCCAGCATTGGTCATTCTTTCACACTAACCCTATTTCGTACCACGAAAAGAAAGACGAAATATTGATAGTGGATcctttaaacaaataaaataagaatgcaAAGTGCTTTTTCTGTACTACCAAAAAAGGGTGTacaaaatttacccaaaaaagccccaaaaaaaaaatttgttagccACAAGAGATTCAATCGTTAAGCGGATGCTGTCGATTCAAAGTTTCGTAACACTAACATGTATATACTAAATTAAAAGATACAAGCCAATCTGAATGGTAGGTATATATACGTAGTATAATGCAAGCCCTGAAGAAGCAGGGTTTCGAGGTGGAGAGGGCTCAACAGAATTAAATCATAAAAGTGATACTATACATACAGTGTACAGTTTCTTTCCCAACTTTTCATGATTTTCTACAAAACGAAGTTTTTCATGAAGAAAATTAGCATTTTCTCTCACCTTTTCGTGGAGTTGTAACTGACCTGTCTACCAAATATGGAAATTTCCTTCTCTAACGACTACGGAATTCAAgataaaattatctttaattataAAGAAGTAAATGAAGAGGAGAAAAACCCCAGGTGACATTAATTTCCATAATTAACGAGCAGTATCTGCGTACAAGCACGCATTGAGCTCCACTTGTTCGCCCTCCCATTTAGCCGTTGCAATCACTCCATCATGCACTGGCTCGTAGTCCTGTAAgttatgcataaaacaacaaattaaaaacataaaaattagtgTGTTCGCAATGATAAATTATGTTTcgaaatgaaattaattatggGGAGGATGTGAAGGAAGGCATGCCTCGAGTTTTTGAACGAGTTCGCTAGCGTTAGGAGCAGAGACGATTATGGTGCGCTGGATAAAGCCCTCATCCACGGCTTTGTCTATGAAGGTGAGGAGATAGTTGTAGTAGCCTTCCACATTTAGCAAACCCACCTGTAATTGTAAACGTAAATGATAGAGCACTGAGACTCAGCTACTTTCaaattaatatacaaaatgaaCATCTCATGATGATGATGGCTAGTTCTAGTACAGGCTTGTCGTGGATTCCAAGCTGGGCCCAAGAAATGACTTCTAGCAGCTCTTCCAAAGTTCCATACCCTCCTGATCATAATCATCGTACACATTTACAAAATTAGCTAGCTacaactatatttatatatattgcccCCCATATATGACCGAGAAACTAGCTAGACAAGGAACCTGGAAGGGCAATGAAACAGTCAGAATGGCGGGCCATCTCAGCTTTCCTTTGATGCATGTCGGCTACAGGTCTTACCTCCCCGATTGTTTCCCCAGTTATCTGCTCTTTGCATGCATATTAGTATTATACTTTGCATCACACTCTACTTATATAATTACTcccatacaaaaaaataaaatataataaaatttcttgATTCAGGGAGCGAGAGACAGGAATCCAGATGAGAGATTTTGCACACCTCTCTGCACATTAGACTTCTGGGGATGATTCTGTGCATGTATATAAAAACCAGCATCAATCAATAgactttataataatttaaagacCAAAATGTGGATGAGTATGATTGCCCAAGACAAATACTCACCCTAGTACGTGTCCACCACCGCGATAAACCTCTCGAGAAACTATGCCCATTAATCCAACACTTCCTCCTCCATAAACAAGGTCCAACTTCCTCGAAACCTGAATTGGtcaacataaaaatattttaaccattcattgatatatatttaaaaaaaaaaaaaaaaaaaaaaaaaaaaagagttacaaACTTGGCGAGGTGTTTGGAAATATTTCATACCAGCTCTTGTCCAAGTTCAACAGCAGCATCACTGTAGCAGTCTCTCTTGCCTGTAGTGCTCCCACAGAAAACGCATACTCTTTTAAACCTTGACTTCCCTGTCAGCTTCTTCTCC includes the following:
- the LOC107419837 gene encoding cytokinin riboside 5'-monophosphate phosphoribohydrolase LOG5, which codes for MVEEKKLTGKSRFKRVCVFCGSTTGKRDCYSDAAVELGQELVSRKLDLVYGGGSVGLMGIVSREVYRGGGHVLGIIPRSLMCREITGETIGEVRPVADMHQRKAEMARHSDCFIALPGGYGTLEELLEVISWAQLGIHDKPVGLLNVEGYYNYLLTFIDKAVDEGFIQRTIIVSAPNASELVQKLEDYEPVHDGVIATAKWEGEQVELNACLYADTAR